The DNA sequence CGCAGCCGGTCCCAAATAGAAACCCCTCCAGACCATTGCAGCCTGAAGGGGTGCGTGGCTCACGCCACCTTCGGAGCTCCGGGCTTCACGGCGCGGGGCCCCTGTGCGCAGCGACTGCGCAAGTGGTAGGCCTGTATCGAACAGGCACCTCTAAGGTACCAAGCCCGCGCCTGGGGAGCAAGCGCAGCTTTCCAATGAGGGCAGGCGCCCTCATTGCCCGCGGCCATCGTCCATCAGCTGCGCGAACAGGCCGTCGACGCGCCGCTCGACCTCGACATCCATGCGGATCAGCCGGCCCCATTCGCGGTCCGTTTCGCCCGGCCACTTGTTGGTCGCATCCAGCCCCATCTTGCCACCCAGGCCCGACACGGGCGACGCGAAATCGAGGTAGTCGATCGGCGTGTTTTCGACCAGCGTGGTGTCGCGCACCGGATCGACCCGCGTCGTGATGGCCCAGATCACGTCCTGCCAGTCGCGGATGTTCACGTCGTCGTCGGTCACGACGATGAACTTCGTGTACATGAACTGCCGCAGGAAGCTCCACAGCCCGAACATCAGGCGCTTCGCATGACCGGGGTAGCTCTTGCGGATGCTGATGATGGCCATGCGGTAGCTGCAGCCCTCGGGCGGCAGGTAGAAGTCCACGATCTCCGGGAACTGCTTCTGCAGGATGGGCACGAACACCTCGTTGAGCGCCACGCCCAGCACCGCCGGCTCGTCGGGCGGCTTGCCGGTGTAGGTCGAGTGGTAGACCGGGTCCTGGCGCATCGTGATGCGCTGCACCTCGAACACCGGGAACCAGTCCTGCTCGTTGTAGTAGCCGGTGTGGTCGCCGTACGGCCCCTCCAGCGCGTGCAGGTAGCCACCCTTCTCCTTCAGCGGCACGCCGTGTTCCGAGGTCCCGGTGTAGCCCGGCGCAGCCGGCACGATGTGGCCCTCGAGCACGATCTCGGCGCTGGCCGGCACCTGCAGCTTGAGCTCGCCCTCGCCGACGCCCGAGGCCACCACCTCGGTCGGCCCGCCGCGCAGCAGCCCCGCGAACTGGTATTCGGACAATGTGTCCGGCACCGGCGTCACCGCGCCGAGGATGGTGGCCGGATCGGCGCCCAGCGCCACCGCGACCGGGAACGGCTGCCCCGGGTTGGCCAGCGCGAAGTCGCGGAAGTCCAGCGCCCCGCCGCGGTGGACCAGCCAGCGCATGATCAGCTGGCGACGACCGATGAGCTGCTGGCGATAGATGCCCAGGTTCTGCCGGCGCCGCGGACGCGCCACGCCCTGCGGCCCGCGCGTGATCACCAGGCCCCAGGTCACCAGCGGCGCGGCATCCTCCGGCCAGCAGTACTGGATGGGCAGGCGCGTGAGGTCCACGTCGCCGCCTTCCCACACCACCTCCTGGCAGGGCGCGCTGCGCCGCTGCACCGGCTTCATGGACCACAGCGCCTTGGCCATCTGCAGCAGCTTGCCGGCGTCCTTCAGGCCGCGGGGCGGCTCGGGTTCCTTGAGGTTGGCCAGCACCTGGCCGATCCGGCGCAGTTCGGAGACGTCATCGGCCCCCATGCCCAGCGCCACCCGCTGCGGCGTGCCGAACAGGTTGGCCAGCACCGGGAATTTGTAACCGATTGGCTGCTCGAACCACAGCGCCGGCCCGCCGGCCTTCAGCACGCGGTCAGCGAGCGCTGTCATTTCCAGCCGCGTGGAGACTGGTTCGTGCACCCGACTCAGCAGGCCCTGTTGCTCCAGCTGCGCCACGAAGTCACGCAGATCCCGATATTTCATTACCAAATCTCATTAGGCACAGCATTGAAATGCTTGACCGGTTATTTGCCGCATCCCTAGAATCCGCCAGTCCCCTTGCTTAGGGGATTACCCGCACCGGTCATCGGTGCGACGCTGCCTATCAAAGCCGCAGCCGGCGCGAGCCGCTTGGCTCGACGCCCGCATTCCAAGGACGCGGCGCATTATCGCCGTCGGGCATGAGCCACCCCACCAGCGCTCAGCATCGAACCCGACGGGAGGAAAGGAGTGACATGACAGCGTTCGATGGATGGCGCTCCCTGCAGAGCGCACGCGACGCGGCCATCAACTCGGCCTCGGTGTTCATCAAGGACGTCGGCCATGGCCTGCTGGAACTGAGCCACAACGGGCTGGCCTTCGTGGGCTTCCTGGTGCTGGCAGCCGCCGTGTTCGCCTTCGGCAAGCCCGAGCTGCGCCATGCGCTGGAGGTGCAGGCGCTGGGCTGGCTGCAGGCCCGCCACGAAGCGCGCGTGGCGTCCTCGCCCGACAGCTTCCTCGCCCACCTGGCCGACCCGAAGGCGATCACCCGCGCCACCGCGGCGGACCCGTCCGAGCTGTCCCAGCAGCAGGCCGCGATCACCCTGTGGCTGTCGCGCCGCTACCGGGTCGCCCCCGAGCCGCTGGCGCGGCTGGTGAAGGAAGCCTGGCACGTCGGCGAAGGCGCCGGAGTCGACCCGACGCTGATCCTGGCCATCATGGCGATCGAATCCGGCTTCAACCCGTTCGCGCAGAGCCCGGTCGGCGCGCAGGGGCTGATGCAGGTGATGACCCGCGTGCACAACGACAAGTACGAGCCCTTCGGCGGCACCCATGCCGCCTTCGATCCGGTCACCAACCTGCGCGTGGGCGTGAAGGTGCTGCGCGAATGCATCGCGCGCGCCGGCAGCCTGGAAGGCGGCCTGCGCCACTACGTCGGCGCGGCCAACCTGCCGGACGACGGCGGCTATGCCGCCAAGGTGCTGTCCGAGCAACAGCACCTGCGCAACGTGGCGGCCGGCCGCCACGTGCCCGTCATGGCGCCGCACACCATCCGCACCGTGCAGTCCAGTCCGGCCACGACCGCGCCGGCCACACCGCCGGCATCGGCCGAGCCGGCCGACGACAAGCTGACCCGCAGCGCCACGCAACAGGTCGCGCTGGCCGAGTGAGCCTGGCGCCGACGCCGACAAGGGGTCCCGCGCGGGCCCCTTTTTTCGTGATCCAGTACACTTCGCCGGTTGCACAACTGGCGATAAGGCCCCGGGACCGCCCCCTTGCGATCCCCGCGCGCCGAAGGTGGTGAACCACCGGGAAGTGCAGCCGGCGCCTCGCCGTTTCAGCCGTTCGCCTGGGCAGCCCTCTGTCGATCACGTCCGTTGCCATGCCGTTGGTGCGCGGCAGCTGTCGAGTAGAGGGACTTCTTGCCACGAAGAGGACTGCCAGTCATGTTTGACCGCTCCGTTTCCACCATTGCCAACGTCGATCCCGAACTCTGGGCT is a window from the Caldimonas thermodepolymerans genome containing:
- a CDS encoding lytic transglycosylase domain-containing protein, which translates into the protein MTAFDGWRSLQSARDAAINSASVFIKDVGHGLLELSHNGLAFVGFLVLAAAVFAFGKPELRHALEVQALGWLQARHEARVASSPDSFLAHLADPKAITRATAADPSELSQQQAAITLWLSRRYRVAPEPLARLVKEAWHVGEGAGVDPTLILAIMAIESGFNPFAQSPVGAQGLMQVMTRVHNDKYEPFGGTHAAFDPVTNLRVGVKVLRECIARAGSLEGGLRHYVGAANLPDDGGYAAKVLSEQQHLRNVAAGRHVPVMAPHTIRTVQSSPATTAPATPPASAEPADDKLTRSATQQVALAE
- the ubiD gene encoding 4-hydroxy-3-polyprenylbenzoate decarboxylase, producing the protein MKYRDLRDFVAQLEQQGLLSRVHEPVSTRLEMTALADRVLKAGGPALWFEQPIGYKFPVLANLFGTPQRVALGMGADDVSELRRIGQVLANLKEPEPPRGLKDAGKLLQMAKALWSMKPVQRRSAPCQEVVWEGGDVDLTRLPIQYCWPEDAAPLVTWGLVITRGPQGVARPRRRQNLGIYRQQLIGRRQLIMRWLVHRGGALDFRDFALANPGQPFPVAVALGADPATILGAVTPVPDTLSEYQFAGLLRGGPTEVVASGVGEGELKLQVPASAEIVLEGHIVPAAPGYTGTSEHGVPLKEKGGYLHALEGPYGDHTGYYNEQDWFPVFEVQRITMRQDPVYHSTYTGKPPDEPAVLGVALNEVFVPILQKQFPEIVDFYLPPEGCSYRMAIISIRKSYPGHAKRLMFGLWSFLRQFMYTKFIVVTDDDVNIRDWQDVIWAITTRVDPVRDTTLVENTPIDYLDFASPVSGLGGKMGLDATNKWPGETDREWGRLIRMDVEVERRVDGLFAQLMDDGRGQ